catttgttttgtgtgctggGAGTCATTCAGAGAGGTGAGAAAGAGACGATACAAACATTTAAATCAGCCTGTTTAATTTATTGGTCTtaaaactgaaagcagagatgtgtgttcctgtttcctgctttgttcGATTCACCGCTTAAAACGTAGTTTGCATTGGTCTGAGCTTCAGTTCATGTGCTTTATGACCTGTTTTGCAACGAATAAAAAACTCAGCATGTCAGACTTGTACTTGTGTGTTCTTGTCCATGAAATATCAACCACACTGAACCTCATGTCCTGCAGGTCTAACAGCTCTGGTACAAACTCAGCAGACTGTGATggcagctgaaggagaagaagctcatttcagctgttggCTGACTCAACCTAAAGATGTTCTTCAGGTCACCTGGCAGAAATGTTTacctgatggagagaagaatgTCTGTTCTTTCAACAAGTACTTTGGTCAAAAAGTGAATCCTGACTTCAGAGATAAAGTCAAGTTTAAAGCTGCTGGACTGCAGAACAGCTCCATAGTTATCAGGAACGTGACGGAGCTGGATGAAGGCTGCTATCACTGCTTGTTCAACACCGACCCTGCTGGTGCTCTCACAGGTACAACCTGCCTCAGACTCTATGGTAAgaacctgaacacaacatgagagacttttccttcattcattctgcCTTCATGCTCACCGCTCATGGCTTTTTGTTCATgtcacatatttaatatttcttcttGGCAGAGCTGCATGAACCCATTCTTCACGTTAGAGAATCAAACTCTAGTGAAGAGGTAGTTGTGTCCTGCTCGGCCACAGGTCGACCTGCTCCCACGGTGACACTAAGAGTCCTGCAGAAAGACCTCCACCTCTCACCCTCCAGCTCCGTCACCGTCACCAACAGCAACGGTACAGTGActgtcaccactgcagctgtgctgtcaggcttccatgacagcagcacacaggttgGATGTGCAGCGCGAGTGCTCTCTGGTCCTCAGATGGAGGCCTTTATGATGATTCCTGAGGTCAAACGGTCATCTGCTGATGGTCGAGAAACACTTCCAAAGCCACACATTTATAGATTCATGGTTTCTTTGTGGCTCatgtcttttgttctttcacATATCAGGTTTTAAAGTCCATTTCagtaattttcctcttttttcacaggtgtcactttgatcattgtgtgtgtgttcgttgtCTTCACCTTTGGTTGTGTTACAGCAATCGTCTCAGTCCTTCTtgtacagaaacaaagaaacggTTCATTTTAACCTTGAACTGAACACCTGTCTCATTGTTATACCAGTGACTCACAGTCAATAGTACAGAGATCGAGTCTGCCAGTGAGATCGAAAAGGTTCATGgacacatttttattcttttcacaTATTCCCATATAAACTTTAAACGTAGTGATGTTCTTACCTTTGACACAGAGAAGATTTCCTCGACTGCATGTTCTGCCATCAAATAATCATATTCTTCAAGTCTCATGTCACAAATGTTGACCTGAGGGGGAGGAGAATTGTGCTGCCTACAATAACTGCTTTGGTCAAAGGGTGATTGTTAAATTTTGGAGTAAGGATGCAGCTGAGGGCAGATGAagtatgtgcagtgttttggtaaATCTCAGAGCCAGATTGAACAAGAAGTGGAAATCTTAAAACTTTCACATGTAAATTactatttttttaatgtatttttattttgtacatgcattttaataaaataccACTTTTAAGAATCTACGCCTCTAAACATCCAAATGGttcttattatattttttttgcagtttttcagtgaaatcaggaaaatgttgttttgcgTCTTTTTTGTAATCCCTCTCAGTATATTTGAAGGTTTTAGAGTCAGATATCAGCCTGTGATCAGACACTGTGCTGATTTATTATCAGGAGCAAAACAAACCTTCATACCACGTGTAATAATACTTCAACGTACTCACAACACTTCAACACAGGTCGGCTGTAATTTAgaaccacctcctccactgtcacatgacctgttttttcctgtttgtattttctctggAGGACCATCAATATCAGTAATAATGTTACTACTTAACCAAGAGTCCCTGAATCCATGAATATCTATCCATGTAATAATATTCAACCACGTCAGTGTCTCATCTGTCACCTGTCAGGTagaaatattctgttttattcaattcttgtagtttttcttttttaatcctgtaaacacaaagatttatttcacaaaaattgTAATTGCTCGTGTAAAAAATCCTCATCAATGTCCTGAGAGGTCAAATAACAGTCGATTATTCATTTGTGTATTAGTCCATAGCTTCTTCCTGATTGGTCCGGATGCACCATTACTGTGGCAGAGGGGACAACAGGCTTCACGTGCTGTCTGTGTCGCATTTTAAACAGCTAATGAGCCGTTGTCGATTAATAAACAGggtcatttaaaaacaagagCCATGTTTATTTCTTGGAGTGGTCGCTACATTGTCGGTGAATGTGTGCTGATGTGACACGATGGACTCACCCAGAAGTTCCCCGCGTGCCGTGACAGCTTTCGCTTTTGTTACGTCAATGTTCGTGAAGATGGCGCGTGGTGCATTTCTCCatttaatttgtgcatttggACTCTTTCATGAAGGTGACTTGCAGTTGATACATGAAGTTTATGTGAGCCTGTGtgatttatttgtctttaattgggagcacagctgtgtgacaaACAAATAAGAATCCatcactgactttttttttttttttctttttttctgctgtcacaTGTCAGGACTGTGTGGTAGAAAACCAGATGTTTAGCCTTCAGATTTACCAGATTTTTTAAATACTTGAACtagaaaagaataaatcatCTACAAGCAGAAGTATTGAGATGATCAGATTATATGTGCAGTGACATGCAAAGGTTTGGACACGctggtcaaaatttctgtgactgtgaagaacaaagtgagtgaaagacTGTGAGGGTctctgcaaaaccttcagcttgatCCTCTTGAGGTGGTCCACTGTGGGTTTTGAGATGTGTTCaggatcattgtcctgttgtAGAAGCCTTCCTTTGACGAGGATGTGTCATCATTAATGTCATGCCTTTCAGAGATCAGTCCATCTTCTGGTCACTTAACTTTACACAataacagaaattttgaccaggGGTGCTGAAACTCATTCATGCAATTGTAAAGGTAAAATGATATTTCCACTGTGCTTCTATTTGACCActagcacacacactcagctgaaaGTTAACCTCTGAAACTGAATCTTTTCCTGCAGGTCTAACAGCTCTGGTACAAACTCAGCAGACTGTGATGGCAGCAACGGGACTCGAAGTCTGCTTAAGCTGTTGGCTGACTCAACCTAAAGATGTTCTTCAGGTCACCTGGCAGAAACATTTacctgatggagagaagaatgTTTGTACTTTCAACAAGTACTTTGGTCAGAGAGTGAATCCTGACTTCAGAGATAAAGTGACGTTTTAAGCTGCTGGACTGCAGAACAGCTCCATCGTCATCAGGAACGTGACGGAGCTGGATGAAGGCTGCTATGACTGCTTGTTTAACACCGACCCTGATGGTGCTCTCACAGGTACAACCTGCCTCAGACTCTATGGTAAgaacctgaacacaacatgagagactttTCCTTCATACATTCTGCCTTCATGCTCACCACTCATGGCTTTttgttcatgtcacatttttttaatatttcttcttGGCAGAGCTGCATGAACCCATTCTTCATGTTAGAGAATCAAACTCTAGTGAAGAGGTAGTTGTGTCCTGCTCGGCCACAGGTCGACCTGCTCCCAATGTGACACTAAGAGTCCTGCAGAAAGACCTCCACCTCTCACCCTCCAGCTCCGTCACAGTCCACAACAGCAACGGTACAGTGActgtcaccactgcagctgtgctgtcaggctTCCATGACAACAGCACACAGGTTGGATGTGCAGTGCGAGTGCTCTCTGGTCCTCAGATGGAGGAGTTTATGATGATTCCTGAGGTCAAACGGTCGTCTGCTGAAGGTGAGAAACACTTCCAAAGCCACACATTTATAGATTCATGGTTTCTTTGGAGCtcattacttttgtttttgttttccaggtgtTGATGAGGACTCTGGGCCTGATCACAGTGATTTCAGTAAGTTCACCTTCAGGTGGTCTCAAGTCAGTGTTTGATCTTGTTGAATGTTGAGTCCTCCAGATCAGGTTTTAATGAGGATTCTGAGTCCATGTCagtaattttcctctttttttcacaGGTGTCACTTGGATCATTGTGTGTGCGTTCGTCTCCGTCGTTGGTTGTGTTACAGCAGTCGTCTCAGTCCTGCttgtacaaaacaaaagaaacaggtCATTTTTACCTTGAACTCAACATCTGTCTCATTGTAATACCAGTGGCTCACAGTCAATCATAATGACTGATTCAGATCTTTAAAGACAAACCATGACTGAATAACTCATAAatgtctgttcacactgacttttCTTCACTTCTTCAATGTGTCACACAGGGACTCTGAGGACGTCAAGGCACCACAAAAACTAACTCAGGACACTGATGAGTGAGacagtttattcattttcacttatatgtatgtctgttttgttgctttggaCTCTTTAAATCAACTAACATCTTGTTTTTATCTGCGGGACCCCTTGAATTCACCAAGAGAACGAGCAAGTAATGTCTTTAGCAGTAGGTATTATTAGACCCTCGTCCTCGCCGCGGGAGCGGGATTCTTCTTTGAAACCAAGGGGCACTGGGAGGTCCTGGAAACCCGAAAGGAGTTGCAGTGATTTCTAGGGTTCACGAACTTCTATAGAGGGTTTGTCCAGGACTATAGTAAGATTGCCACCACGTTGACAATGCTAACTTCTTCCAAAGTGAAGTTTAGCTGGTCTGAGGCAGACAATTTTTTCCTCAAACTGAAGAAGCTTTTCACTTAAGTTCCAGTTCAGGTACTGTCTAACCCAGATAAACAGTTCATCGTTATTGAGTGGATGCTTCTGACACAGGGGTGGGGGCGGCCCTCTCACGAGGACTTTCTTTTCCTGTcgtctctctcctgcagaaTGGAATCATGACGCCATCCTGTCTGAGAGTCAGGTCATCGCCGCTCTCTGTTGGGAGATTGAAGAGGTGGTCCGGCAGGCGCAGCAGCTGCACCCACACCCAGGTAACAGACCAAAGCACAGATTGGCGATTTTGATGACGAaattattgaaatgaattgGTGAAGGTCGACGGGGGGGACAACAGTTTAAAACTGTGACAGGTTTAACAACAGTTTCTacggtttctgtgtttgaggacaaaACAGTACTCATGAAAGCTAATGAAATCATTACTCCTGAGGGCTAAAGGAATACACAGTTCAACAGATTTATGGCTCCGCACTGCGGAGGgctttcctgtatgttttaagacCGTCTTGCCAGGCGAAACAAAATTCTTCCAAACTGGTAGAACGCCATTTCCTTTCTACTTtctgtgaagtttgctttaatttgtggCTTTGGggggggtataccatggagctaacctcctccttcttttttagaagggcaacagagtcaagtgtcatacgCAATGAACCTGTTGCACCATCAACGAGGTAGTCCATTTGGGAGCGACTAAAGTTAGCataggagtcctctgttgtattgagacgTGGCATTGAATTCAATGCTGATGGTTtcatatccttaaatttagctacagcgctatcagacaggagtctggaATAGGAATTTTTAGACCGGCGGGTAGTCtggtaatatgaattcaaaagttcttcaatttcaatgccatatgtcagaacaaggtcgagggtgtggttaaaacagtgagtcgGTTCGTGTACATTCTGACCAaagccaactgagtctaatactGAGATAAACGCAGCGCTAAGGCTGTCATCATCAATGTCGACATGTAAATAATTACTTCATCtgttttaaggactaaacctgaTAAAAACTCGGAGGACGCAGATATAAGTTTGGAATAAGAACCAGGAGAGCAATGAGGAATCgaggaatgtgagtattaatatgACTCAgaggagtagcttcatttaggctTCATGACACAGCCAGGTTTTATCAGTCaggcaaaataaatcaatattattgTCTGGTATTAACTCATTTACTAAAACGGCTtcagaggacagagatctgatgttaagGAGCCCACGTTTAATTCTCCTGTCTTGGTGTTCTGCTGTAGtggttgttttaattttcatttgattttgtgttttgttttcactacttttgagtgcgcctttttgttttttctgattgTGTCAATAAATTATTATTGCACACGTTTCTGACTCTCTGGTCTGCACACTTACTAAGCGCAAGCTTAACAGGTGAGGCTTCGGATTTCTTCTCGGactttcttttgttgcagcagcggGTTGAACATACACAGGAACAGAAAATTTATACAATCAGGAAGAATAAggttgaaaataaaactaagagacaaaaatgttcttaaaaatgtaactaagtatataaacattgAATAATAGCAGttgtttgttaaaaatataactaagtattaggggtgggactttaacgcgttaattacgattaattaattacaaaaaaaaaaaaaaaaaaaaaaaaaccgcgtcaaaaaaattaacgcgtttaatcgcagtttgcactgcagacaacacggaacgtttgtaagtgcatgagttcctggtccaccgatcacactgatgcacaagacgcgtacgccaagttcggacttacgaacttggcagttcggatttagcaagttcgacctgggagtacagtctctccaggacgggaggacgcaggacggtcattctgcaatagggacggcagcgtacttgatgacgtcaccatcgcagctcgtctgccggttatctccgaaaactttggaacaaattttaaactacgcgctatcgtgatgaatcgaccacagattttaagttttaacatccactttctcacataaaataatcttaaaaccacattccgtactactaaaacagtagtatttcgagacttgtaactttacagttgtgaatcctctcctccgctgttgttgctacgaaatgcattctgggatacgtggctgccccaagtccacacaagtcaccacccgatgcatcctggataaaatgggaggggcaagaacacatccgggtatttgactgtacttggcgagatgcggacttttgaAGTGGAACAGTACTtgacacaagtacagagaagaacgcatcCTCCGCTAccgttgctacgaaatgcattctgggatacgtggctgccccaagttcaagataagagcgtggttttgtgcaaattgtgcaaagAAGAATTTGCCTACCACCGAAGTACATCAAGCCTGcggtaccacctgaatgcaaagcatgttgcagcgagcacagaaaccgccggagctgttactgttataccattaaactgcgattaattgagattaattaatcacaaagcctctaattaattagattttttttttaatcgagtcccacccctaCTAAGCATATATTGTGTAGGAGTGACATAATATAAGTGAAAGGAGTGACATTGACAGACTGTTTAAGATCCCTCTTTCAACACCACACAGAGAACAAGTCTGTGCCGGTGAGATGgacatattatatatatattttatgtctGGAAAGCACTTTATGGGTTCTGTGTGCAATGTAACTTCTTTTGATATGTAcgtatttgtattttgtgtatttgaataaaatgtctttcagaATCTACATCTCTAAACATCCAAatgtttgtgatatttttgcagtttttcagtcAAATCGCTAAAATGATCTTTCGCGTCTTTTCTTGAAACCCTCACAAAATATTTGAAAGCTGCATGAGAGGCAAATTCTCCTGATTGCgaaacagaaataataatgaaactGGAAACGCTGCGCAACATTCAGCTCCTTCTTTCGCAGCTTGGACAGACAAAGTGTTTCCAGTCAATGaatcaaactgtaaatgtgCTCATATGTCACAAACGTTGTGGGGAAAAAATACAGTGACAAAGCGTCTCTCGTATGTCACCTTTCAGCTGGTCCGGATGTACCATTATTGTGGCAGAGGGGACAACTGTACAGTCACGCACTGCTATATCGTATTGTATAGCGCGAATTAGCAGTTGCTAATTACTTAACTGTGTTTTATCATGTAAAAGCAAGCGCTATCTGCGAATTAGCAGTTGCTAATTACTTAACTGTGTTTTATCATGTAAAAGCAAGCGCTAAATTTATCAGTGGGGATTGGTGGCCACATTGTTAGTGAATTTGCGTTGATATGACACGATGGACTCACCCGGAagttcaatcaatcaatccaactttatttgtatagcacctttcagacataaaatgcaacacaaggtgcttgacaaaagaTAAAGTTACCTGCGTAAAGTTCatctcagtttgaaatattggCGCTCGAAGATGTCAGGCGGTGTATTTCTACatttaatttgtgcatttggGCTCTTTCATGAAGGTGAGACACAGATGATATATTCATTTTATATAAGCCTGTGTTATTTATTAGTCTTTAactgaaagcacagctgtgtgactcctgtttgttctttgtttacTGCAGTAATTACATGACCTTTTTGGCGTTTAATGCTTTTTCATTGGttcatgtttgcagttttaTATTCTGTTGTGCAAAGGAAGAATCCATCagtgacttttttctttttgctgtcaCATGCCAGGACTCTGTGGTAGAAAACCAGATGTTTCGCCTTCAGATTTACCAGATTTTTTATACTTGAACtagaaaagaataaatcatCCACAAGCAGTTTAATCAGACGTGTTCAGATGATCAGATGATATGTGCAGTGACATGCAAAGGTTTGGACACGCTGTTTAAAACTTCTGTGACTGTGAAGaacaaagtgagtgaaagacTGTGAGGGTctctgcaaaaccttcagcttgatCCTCTTGAGGTGGTCCACTGTGGGTTTTGAGATGTGTTCaggatcattatcctgttgtagaagcctTCCTGAGCCAGACGTTTTGGTTTTGTCTGGTGTGGCATTTCTGCAGTGCTGCAAGATGCCCCATGTTTGTTTTTACGTGAGAGAATTTGACGTGTACATAGTCTCTATTTTTGCTCACATCAACCAGGAAAATaacatgtattttctgtgtgcCAAACATGGTATAATGGCGCCACCTGGTGGTAAAGAAGAAAGAATCAAATTTTGAGGCGAGGGCAGCAGACTGACAGTCTaatataagataagactttattgatcccacaccagggaaattcaACATAATGAAATGcattatttcaaatgaaatgatgaaaaatctaaatagaatatgtgaaaaatgtccataaTGAGGCCAAAAGCTTCCCCAGGCTCGTGGCTGCAACACAAGGTCAAAGCGTGATCCATCCACCCAGCTGTTGTGTTCTTTCCATGCAGTTCTGCTCCCCTAACTTTGCTCATTGTGTCCAGAAAGTTgtattttaacttttaactgATGCATCAGACTCTGCAAAAAAcctgatgctgaattttgtggtgaggatacaggaaaggttttcttctgatgactcttCCATGCCCAAACTCTTTCATGCAATTGTAAAGGTAAAATtacagcacgcacacactcagctgaAGGTTAACCTCTGAAACTATCTTTTCCTGCAGGTCAAACAGCTCTGATACAAACCCAGCAGACTGT
The sequence above is a segment of the Chaetodon auriga isolate fChaAug3 chromosome 23, fChaAug3.hap1, whole genome shotgun sequence genome. Coding sequences within it:
- the LOC143316172 gene encoding nectin-4-like — translated: MFQHTVIHLFCVLGVIQRGLTALVQTQQTVMAAEGEEAHFSCWLTQPKDVLQVTWQKCLPDGEKNVCSFNKYFGQKVNPDFRDKVKFKAAGLQNSSIVIRNVTELDEGCYHCLFNTDPAGALTGTTCLRLYELHEPILHVRESNSSEEVVVSCSATGRPAPTVTLRVLQKDLHLSPSSSVTVTNSNGTVTVTTAAVLSGFHDSSTQVGCAARVLSGPQMEAFMMIPEVKRSSADGVTLIIVCVFVVFTFGCVTAIVSVLLVQKQRNGSF
- the LOC143315650 gene encoding LOW QUALITY PROTEIN: OX-2 membrane glycoprotein-like (The sequence of the model RefSeq protein was modified relative to this genomic sequence to represent the inferred CDS: substituted 1 base at 1 genomic stop codon) produces the protein MARGAFLHLICAFGLFHEGLTALVQTQQTVMAATGLEVCLSCWLTQPKDVLQVTWQKHLPDGEKNVCTFNKYFGQRVNPDFRDKVTFXAAGLQNSSIVIRNVTELDEGCYDCLFNTDPDGALTGTTCLRLYELHEPILHVRESNSSEEVVVSCSATGRPAPNVTLRVLQKDLHLSPSSSVTVHNSNGTVTVTTAAVLSGFHDNSTQVGCAVRVLSGPQMEEFMMIPEVKRSSAEGVDEDSGPDHSDFSVTWIIVCAFVSVVGCVTAVVSVLLVQNKRNSVSHRDSEDVKAPQKLTQDTDE